Proteins encoded within one genomic window of Nitrospinaceae bacterium:
- a CDS encoding alcohol dehydrogenase: protein MPKIAQLTAPRTIAIKERKPLTANDHEVVIGVETAGVCGTDLALFSGDYPVPLPLVCGHEFVGIVKSIGDGGDKRWLGRRVTAEINNTCVTYNRSSLCRACEMGMPGHCQKRTVTGIIAHDGAFAEEVAVAAGTLHEIPENLDPVLAALTEPLAAALQTFEMTPVTGKETVVVCGPGRLGILIIFVAALKGCRVIAVSRSQAKRQRALQFGASQACSPEEAESVIKALTDGLGADIAVDATGHPDGITQALSLVRPRGIVSVKTTCGLPARGLDMTKLVVDEIRLQGSRCGPFGPALKILSKHQDQLKTLITSIRPLEQAQKALETAASENKVMLKMSL, encoded by the coding sequence ATGCCCAAAATTGCACAACTGACCGCTCCCCGTACGATCGCCATTAAAGAGCGAAAACCCTTGACCGCTAACGACCACGAAGTTGTGATCGGCGTTGAAACCGCCGGCGTCTGCGGGACGGATCTCGCCCTGTTTTCAGGTGACTACCCGGTCCCCCTCCCTTTGGTGTGCGGCCACGAATTTGTGGGAATCGTTAAATCCATCGGTGACGGTGGGGACAAACGCTGGCTGGGCCGAAGGGTCACCGCAGAGATCAACAACACCTGTGTGACCTACAACCGTTCATCCCTGTGCCGCGCCTGTGAAATGGGAATGCCCGGTCATTGCCAGAAACGCACGGTGACGGGCATCATCGCGCACGATGGAGCGTTCGCGGAAGAAGTCGCAGTTGCCGCCGGAACCCTGCATGAAATTCCCGAAAACCTGGACCCGGTCCTAGCCGCACTCACCGAACCGTTAGCCGCCGCCCTGCAAACCTTTGAAATGACCCCGGTCACAGGGAAAGAGACGGTTGTGGTATGCGGACCGGGGCGATTGGGAATTCTAATTATCTTCGTCGCCGCCCTCAAGGGATGCCGCGTCATCGCCGTTTCCCGAAGCCAGGCCAAGCGGCAACGGGCGCTTCAATTCGGCGCATCGCAAGCCTGTTCGCCCGAAGAGGCGGAATCCGTCATCAAAGCGCTTACCGATGGACTGGGAGCCGACATCGCAGTCGATGCCACGGGACACCCGGATGGAATCACACAGGCGCTGTCGCTGGTACGACCGCGAGGAATTGTTTCCGTCAAAACCACCTGCGGATTGCCCGCGCGAGGATTGGACATGACGAAGCTGGTGGTCGATGAAATCCGCCTGCAGGGATCGCGTTGCGGCCCGTTCGGGCCTGCGCTTAAAATCCTTTCAAAACATCAGGATCAGCTCAAAACCCTGATAACCTCCATCCGCCCGCTGGAGCAAGCCCAGAAAGCCTTGGAAACTGCCGCCTCGGAAAACAAGGTGATGCTGAAGATGAGTCTTTAA
- a CDS encoding transcriptional regulator: MTETYELTRKVIIDASPETVFSYLTDESKMKEWFGEIVEADAKPGGIFHVGKRVGDQCHGKYVEVVPNEKVVFTWGGIIGLEPGESTVEIKLQSQGASTHLTLRHYNIRLKPAADGFGEGWTEHAFPLLKAVCEGGKPDGLCFESGHECKTD, encoded by the coding sequence ATGACTGAGACGTATGAATTGACCCGTAAGGTGATCATCGATGCGAGTCCGGAAACCGTTTTTTCTTATCTGACAGATGAATCCAAGATGAAAGAGTGGTTCGGCGAAATCGTGGAAGCCGATGCCAAACCCGGTGGAATTTTTCATGTGGGCAAACGGGTAGGCGATCAATGCCATGGCAAATATGTTGAGGTGGTGCCTAATGAAAAAGTCGTCTTCACCTGGGGGGGAATCATCGGCCTGGAACCGGGCGAGTCGACGGTCGAGATCAAACTGCAATCGCAAGGCGCTTCCACGCACCTGACTCTCAGGCATTATAATATCCGGCTGAAACCCGCCGCCGATGGATTCGGAGAAGGTTGGACGGAACACGCTTTCCCGTTGCTCAAAGCGGTGTGCGAAGGGGGAAAACCGGATGGCCTGTGTTTTGAATCCGGCCACGAATGCAAAACAGATTGA
- a CDS encoding transcriptional regulator — protein MFETIQAMAEPTRFAILQMVRRSEMSAGEIAGRFKGITRPAVSQHLGVLKKAGLLSERRQGTRRLYSLRPEGFASLKALLEDFWDPRLMKLKAAAEKNETTKRRRKS, from the coding sequence ATGTTTGAAACCATACAAGCGATGGCGGAACCCACCCGGTTTGCAATTCTGCAGATGGTCCGCAGGTCCGAAATGTCGGCTGGAGAGATCGCCGGGCGTTTTAAAGGTATCACCCGTCCTGCGGTCTCTCAGCATCTTGGCGTTCTCAAAAAAGCCGGACTCTTGAGCGAGCGGCGGCAAGGAACCCGCCGGCTCTACAGCCTGCGTCCCGAGGGGTTTGCATCCTTGAAGGCTCTCCTGGAAGATTTCTGGGATCCGCGCCTGATGAAACTGAAAGCCGCCGCTGAAAAAAACGAAACGACTAAACGCAGGAGAAAATCATGA